A window of Scophthalmus maximus strain ysfricsl-2021 chromosome 10, ASM2237912v1, whole genome shotgun sequence contains these coding sequences:
- the synpo2la gene encoding synaptopodin 2-like protein — protein MVAEEMIITLSGGAPWGFRLQGGMEHQKPLQVAKVRKRSKACRAGLREGDELVSINEHACGRLSHAQAMNLIDTSTGILHIQVKRAPAGFQSVVLVTRAPSPRIDKEYRAALRAISPTHLHHAPVREVHRSRSSLTSGLTSPPGSEAYYGETDSDADVAGYERQRRQKRRSPSNSNPGKPSARASPEGGETSEMSGYDSAPDAHIYPTLLDRRGGDGNGGEGLQEVARREVIYQPPVPGMWSSQTSTDASSIISSADDQGPRDGGQEGDSGFLEPANVPLVTPERAKEALMLGSHSQLVPMVGPVNKPIDEELTTTYMEKAKQAKLNRGETLQDKHVKEAKSKCRTIASLLTDAPNPHSKGVLMFKKRRQRSKRYTLTSFGSVDEDRCQDSQEEDGVFPGSESEFDEDGFLAVPDPTWDSDYLQMLEKRATAGTEGRGDGAEDTPSPGLSDTAGKGVHLFEQQRKRAVEHAKKVEAAQPQTPQQLQVHEQAQMYQLHPEIQLQMQPNFQPQHIIPPRPTPIQQDLPQAPDQVAFGAHEVCNGDLSYSAVSAASMVMPPPPVAPKPDTASVTILTSSAQTTETPLPELPNSNVLNRTARPFTPGFISNRAVTAPVTFRPPVTKMSQGPALAAVVPPPFSTASELVINPTLVTSQLPPGPLSVISPPSSVPQGPLAPTPEPCVTFHPSAVSSSVETIQLASSVTAVHQAPFVTVPPVSIPSIQAASLALMGPAPISPTPVPDPTVRTGILLEARRRSGKVKSMFNVPDIKKNSPNPELLSMVQNLDDRSTRHKCGQPPTDANYDALEEEQSGEAGMGRLPPPVAPKPWVIHEAPSILQAGGKGAQLFARRQSHMGMYVVDTLSEIPYQQKEALQSASLPLQSSFSSSLPSQWKYSPNVRAPPPIGYNPLQGPSIPTGPQRDTSKPDSKGRGGSLREGIKALDFMRRQPYQLSSALFNYGGSATNVLAMPSYQAQRQQQGDYSTTMVGSSLTSPKQIPIKTARVYEIKRFSTPTPMSATTLVPKVIAPRSATTLGERFAHSGMTSPPPAPLSLNPALLLTPAKVSAPTPACPSSQPAGLPSLPNISATPVPNTRPCAVPTPYTPVSYTSGLQVAKQFQSAPELSILVSLPPLKSNPVQAPKPHFVATKGGVQPRVWRPGAI, from the exons atGGTTGCAGAAGAAATGATAATTACGTTATCCGGGGGAGCGCCATGGGGGTTTCGTCTCCAGGGAGGCATGGAACATCAAAAACCACTTCAGGTTGCTAAG GTGCGTAAACGCAGCAAGGCATGCAGGGCTGGGCTACGAGAAGGTGACGAGCTGGTGTCAATCAATGAGCATGCATGTGGACGACTATCCCACGCCCAGGCCATGAACCTCATTGACACCTCCACTGGAATATTACACAtccaggtcaaaag GGCACCTGCTGGTTTTCAGTCTGTTGTGCTTGTGACCCGTGCCCCATCTCCCCGTATAGACAAAGAGTATCGTGCTGCTCTGCGTGCCATTTCACCCACCCACCTACACCATGCACCTGTCCGAGAGGTTCACCGTAGCCGCTCCTCCCTGACCAGTGGCTTGACATCTCCACCTGGTAGTGAGGCTTACTACGGTGAGACTGACAGTGATGCAGATGTGGCAGGCTATGAGAGGCAGCGCCGGCAGAAACGCCGCAGCCCCAGCAACTCAAACCCTGGGAAACCTTCAGCACGAGCCTCCCCTGAGGGAGGGGAAACGTCAGAGATGAGTGGCTATGACAGCGCTCCAGATGCACACATTTACCCCACTTTGTTAGATCGGCGGGGGGGAGatggaaatggaggagaggggcTACAGGAGGTAGCAAGGAGGGAGGTTATTTATCAGCCTCCTGTCCCAGGAATGTGGTCCTCACAGACATCCACTGAtgcctcctccatcatctcctcagCAGATGACCAAGGGCCACGGGATGGCGGGCAAGAGGGGGACAGTGGCTTTCTGGAGCCAGCCAATGTTCCACTGGTAACCCCTGAGAGGGCAAAAGAGGCTCTGATGCTGGGCTCCCACAGCCAGCTTGTGCCCATGGTGGGTCCTGTGAATAAACCCATCGATGAGGAGCTTACAACAACTTACATGGAAAAGGCCAAGCAAGCCA AACTGAACCGAGGAGAGACACTGCAAGACAAGCATGTAAAAGAGGCCAAAAGCAAGTGTCGAACAATTGCATCCTTGCTGACTGATGCTCCCAACCCTCACTCCAAGGGTGTACTGATGTTCAAGAAGAGGCGTCAGCGCTCTAAGAGGTACACCCTCACCAGCTTTGGTAGTGTGGACGAGGACAGGTGTCAGGACTCACAAGAGGAAGATGGGGTATTCCCTGGCAGCGAATCAGAGTTCGACGAAGATGGTTTCTTGGCTGTTCCAGACCCAACTTGGGATAGTGACTACTTGCAGATGCTGGAGAAGAGGGCAACTGCAGGCACTGAAGGTCGTGGGGATGGGGCAGAGGATACTCCAAGTCCAGGGTTGAGTGACACTGCAGGCAAGGGTGTTCACTTGTTtgagcagcagagaaagagagctgTCGAGCATGCGAAGAAGGTGGAGGCAGCACAGCCTCAGACTCCTCAACAGCTTCAAGTCCATGAGCAGGCTCAAATGTACCAATTGCATCCAGAGATACAACTACAGATGCAACCAAACTTCCAGCCTCAGCATATTATACCACCTAGGCCTACACCCATACAGCAAGATCTTCCCCAGGCTCCAGATCAAGTTGCTTTTGGTGCCCATGAGGTGTGTAATGGTGATCTATCCTACTCGGCAGTTAGTGCAGCTAGCATGGTGATGCCTCCACCACCTGTGGCACCCAAACCTGACACAGCCTCAGTGACTATTCTGACCAGCTCTGCACAAACAACTGAAACACCATTACCAGAACTACCTAATAGTAATGTTCTCAACAGAACAGCACGTCCTTTCACTCCTGGCTTCATCAGCAACCGAGCTGTGACTGCCCCTGTAACGTTCCGACCACCAGTCACAAAGATGTCCCAGGGTCCTGCTTTAGCAGCTGTTGTGCCACCACCATTCTCCACTGCCTCTGAACTAGTCATTAATCCTACATTGGTAACATCACAGCTACCCCCTGGTCCTCTGTCAGTGATCTCCCCACCATCCTCTGTACCTCAAGGTCCATTGGCTCCAACACCAGAACCTTGTGTTACCTTTCATCCTTCAGCCGTCTCTAGCTCTGTAGAGACAATACAATTAGCATCATCAGTAACTGCTGTTCATCAGGCTCCATTTGTAACTGTGCCCCCAGTGTCTATACCTTCAATACAAGCGGCTTCACTAGCATTGATGGGTCCAGCCCCTATATCTCCAACCCCTGTTCCTGATCCTACAGTTCGCACAGGAATCTTACTTGAGGCTAGACGACGTAGTGGCAAAGTCAAATCTATGTTTAATGTGCCAGATATCAAAAAGAACTCCCCAAATCCTGAGCTTTTATCTATGGTGCAGAACCTGGATGACAGGTCCACCCGACACAAATGTGGCCAACCACCCACTGATGCTAACTATGATGCTTTagaggaagagcagagtggTGAGGCTGGCATGGGCAGGCTGCCTCCTCCAGTGGCACCCAAGCCTTGGGTCATCCACGAAGCCCCAAGTATTCTTCAGGCAGGGGGCAAGGGGGCACAGTTGTTTGCTCGCAGGCAGAGCCACATGGGTATGTATGTAGTTGACACCCTATCTGAGATCCCTTACCAGCAGAAAGAGGCCTTGCAGAGTGCATCCCTACCCCTTCAATCTTCCTTCAgttcttcccttccctctcaGTGGAAGTACTCCCCGAATGTCCGTGCCCCACCTCCCATTGGGTACAACCCACTCCAGGGCCCCTCTATACCTACAGGGCCTCAGAGGGATACAAGCAAACCAGACAGCAAGGGTAGAGGAGGTTCTCTAAGAGAGGGCATCAAAGCTCTGGATTTCATGAGAAGACAGCCCTACCAGCTCAGTTCTGCCTTGTTCAACTATGGGGGCAGTGCTACAAATGTATTAGCCATGCCTTCTTACCAGgcccagaggcagcagcagggtgaTTACTCAACAACAATGGTGGGCAGCTCATTAACCTCACCTAAGCAGATCCCCATCAAAACAGCCCGTGTCTATGAGATCAAGCGTTTCTCCACACCAACACCTATGTCAGCTACCACTCTGGTTCCCAAAGTCATTGCACCTCGCTCAGCCACAACACTTGGTGAACGATTCGCTCACTCTGGCATGACCTCCCCACCgcctgcccctctctctctaaaccCAGCCCTTCTATTGACACCAGCAAAAGTAAGTGCCCCAACCCCAGCTTGTCCTTCCTCCCAACCAGCTGGACTTCCCAGCCTCCCGAACATCTCTGCTACCCCTGTTCCAAACACTCGGCCCTGCGCAGTGCCTACACCTTATACTCCAGTATCCTACACCTCTGGGCTCCAGGTAGCCAAGCAATTCCAGAGTGCCCCTGAGCTTAGTATCCTCGTCTCTTTACCCCCACTCAAGTCCAACCCAGTTCAGGCACCCAAACCACATTTTGTTGCCACCAAGGGAGGTGTCCAGCCCCGTGTCTGGAGGCCAGGAGCAATATGA